DNA from Phocoena phocoena chromosome 1, mPhoPho1.1, whole genome shotgun sequence:
GTCTTCCTCTTTCAGCTTCCCAAGATCTTTCTTCCACTGGACCacgggtgggtgggaggggagagacaggCATTACCCAACTTTAGTCTCAAACGTTACTGCTACCCTCGGCTCAATTTGTTGTCATGGGGAAACAATGCAGTCAAGAACAAGCTGCATTTAGAAAACTTTTTCTAAGGGGTGGCAGGAGAGTCTGTTTGCAGTGATTTGCCGAAGACAGTGAACACTGACTGGCCCACAGAAGACACTCAGTACTGAGAGCATCACGGGCCAAGCCCTATGATTCCAGTCTTAAAAGCAATGTACGCTTCTCGAGAAGGGGGGCCTTCCCTGTCTTGTTCATATTCTATTCTCAGTGCCTTAGAACATGGCTTGGCCCACAGAAGGCACTAATGTTAACCTAACgctgctgggggtgggtggaCATCACGCCGGAGTCTCTTCATCTGTGACTGAGCCTAACAATACTGATCCCAGGATGGTGCTGAGAACAAGATGCAAAATGATTCTGAAAGTTCTAATCCCTGGTACATGTTTGGAACTCAACAGTTGAGTTTTCATCTCTCTTGTTTTTATCTCTTTTCACTCAGaatttaagtaaatataaatgaattttaaaattgctgGGAAAAAAATGATTGCAAATGCATTCTGTGTACACATGGAACTTCTATACCATTACACTTAGGGATGACGTGTGCCAATAATAAGTTCATCAGTTAGAATTAATGTGCCTTAAACATTTAATGAGAACTTTCCAATGCTTGTGATATTGACAAAGTTTATTAAATTATGTAAACAACACAATTGtctaaaatatgaatgaatagGAACAATGCTTGGAAGAGaatttgggaaaataaagttGTGTGAAATtaaggtgaatttttaaaaactaggtaAGGGAGTTCCccagtggcctagtggttaggatttggcactttcactgacgtggcccaggttcaatccctggttggggaactgagacccctgcaagccacgtggcacaaccaagattaaaaaaaaaaaaaaaaggctgaaaaaattttaaacttggaaaaaacaaaaacaaaaccaagaaacgtTCCCATCCTTACAGGGATAAAATTAGGGAATGTTGAATTCTCGTCACCTACTGGAGACCAACCTAAGATCTGAGGCCGTGGGAATTCTACTGGTTGGCGTTATCACCTTATCACCATGACACAAGAACGCAGGGAAAGCTCCAGGGAGGTGAAGTGAGGTTTCTTGGTCTGGCTTCTGTTCCTTAAATGCCAAGTTTCCCCAACTGAACCCCCTCTCCCTCATCTTCCCCATTCCTCAGAAAGGTGTCACCATCTTGATCACCTCTGACAGTTCCTTTCCCCAGGTCACCTGCTGATCTTTCTTGTTCCCTCCTGTTACTGCCTCCGTTCAGGCCCCAGAGCACCTGCACTTACTGCTGGTCTCCCTGCATCCGATCTCTCACATCACTTACCGTCAGTCCACCTTCCACAGCACAGCTCTACAACCCGATCCTCTATTCAAGTATCTTCTCCGTAACTCAAGGGCCAAATTCCTCCTCCTAGTATTTAAAGTCCTCTAACGTGATCCACTTGGCCAAACTTGCTTCTCATTCCCTATTATCAAAGTCAACGTTCCTTAAGCGCCCATGCCCGGTGCTTTCCCAGCTCCGTGGCTTTGCTCCGCAGATGTTTCTTTCAACAGGAAGGCCTCCCACCCCAACATCTCCAAAGGGTCAGCCTAAGTGTTGTCTTCTCCGAGATGTCTCTAAACCCAGATGAAGTTCCAACTCCCTTCTCTGAATGCCCACTTTACCCCAGTGGTGTTTATCATTTGCAACCAGATCACAAACTCCAGGAGGCCAAGAAACACTGACTGTGTCTTCCCAGCATGTTGTACAGGGTATGGTCCATAGAAGGCAACAGGACAGCATTTTAAATCTAGGAACAGCCCCCAGTACGTCCACAGGCAGCAGTCTGGAAAGAAAGgggctctctctcctcccaagCTTCCCTCCTGCTCTGATCGATGCCTCTCTACAGTCCCTCAACGGTGGAGACCAGATCAGAACCACTCTATCTCTGGAACCTCCTATAGAGACAGGTCAGACAAGTAACGCAGAGAGTGAGTGGGACAAGGGTAATCCTGAATGGATCTTCTTCCTGGTTTTGATTAATCCAAATTCTAAGGCGATGAGGTATCCTACACTTCAGATTCATCATGGCAAGACATTCAACGATCAGCACAGAAGAAAGAACTCTGTTCATGAAGAGCTCATGTGGTGATGCTCTGAGTTGCCAAATTGATTCACTTATCAGCTTGGCCATAGGAGTCTTGATAGGAAGGATTTATAAACCCCTAAGAAACTCGACTTTTTTCTGTTGGGTGAGAAAAATCCTTCAGGAAAAGTGTTGGCTACCTACCTACCCATGGGTGAGCTCAAGGAACAAAACAGCCATTATACCATGAACTTTTTATGCTAAGAAAAAGATAGCAAGATAGATCAGGAAATGCAACATCAATTCAAGCACCATGAAATTTTGTCAAGCAAAAATAGTCTTTATTCAAATTTAATGGAAACAGGGGTCACTATACTTTGCAAGacggggaaaaataaaattaaaaaaaattcttttcttttcttttttaatataaaacaatataatcaCAATACCAGAATATGGAACTCTACAGTTTATTTCCTATGGGTTACTGCAGGTATCAATTTTCCTCGACTGTGCTATTCACAACTTTGTTAAGTCCAAAAATATGAAACCAAAGTGGGAGGAAACTTAAGACTTAGCACTTTCACTAAATGGCATACATCAAAGGGCATCAATCCAAGGGCAAAATGGTTGAACTCACCATACCTACCTATGTCATCATTCCAGCCTTAAAGACATCCAGGTACTGAGCTCCCTGTAGGAAAGGCCAGGCCTCAAAGCCAAGGCATTTTGGATATTCTACTGTGGGCCATGAGTAAAGGGGGTTTTCAAAGAGGAGACTGCTTTCAGTCAAGCAGGAAGGCCTGACGCCAGGAGGCTTTACGGAGAGGAAGCGCTTAGACTTAACAATTGTAGACACACCATTAGGGGAGTTAAAAATGTACAGCAGTGACATATGTTCTACTTCAATCACTTGTGCTACGGCTACCAAACATGTACAAAAGACTTCTCGGGGAGTTCCAGCTGTGGTCGTAGCCAGTTAGGACCTTGAGTGGGACCTGGATCTAGACCGGGAGCGCGATCTGGACGCAGACCTGGATCTAGACTTGGACCGGGATCGGGTTTTTGACGCGGACTTTGATCTGGAGCGTGATTCTGATGGGAggtttggttttgatttggaaTTGGACCGCGACCTGGACCGGGTCTCCTGATTGGTGCCAGCATCCTCACTCTCCCCTCGGCCTTCCCTCTGGCCAGACTCGGACTTGGCGTGTTCCCGCTCCTTCGAGCCCGAGCGGGACCGCGATCTGGACGGGGAGCGGTCGGcgtcttccttcttcttcttcttgctgCCGCCCGGCTTGCTGTCTCGCTTGCCGCCTCGCTTcctgcggctgcggctgcggctgcggctgcggctctCCCCCctgctcctcttcctccccttcctcttgtcCTTGCTTttgctgcggctgcggctgcggctgcctcctgggctgcgGCTGCGGCTCTTACGCAGGCTCTTCTCCTGGCTCCGGCCCCTGCTCACGCTGCCCCGCTTCTCCGGCGCGCCCCTCTCCTGACTGCGGCTTCTGCTTTTGCTCTTGCTTTTCTGCCTGCTGGGGCTGCGGCTCTTGGACTTGCCGGTGCTGTCGCTGTTCTGGACCTTCTCCTCGGCCTGGTCCTTGCTCTTGCTGCGGCGCTTGTCGGCGCTGCGGCTGCGGCTCCGGCTCTGGTCCTTGCTGGGGCTCCGGCTCTTGTCCTTCTTGCTGCGGCTGCGGCTCTGGCTGCGGCTGCGGCTCTTGCTCCGGGAACGGGAGCCTGACCTGGGGAGACACGGGGACGGCGAAGCCGCATGTGACTTTGTACTTTCAGGCTGCTCATGAGAACAGACTAAAGCTATGTGTGGAGCTGTGCCCACAACACAAAGCCCGGCTTGTGCTGGCCAAGGACTGCTTTCTGAACCCCCGAGACTCCAGTCCAGAGCTGGGAATCCTGGGTGAGGGAAGACTGGGAACACCATTAACACCAAAGTGGGAAACGGTACACATGGGCCCTGCGTGAATACCAGGAAGACCTACCTGGATCGGGATCTACTCTTAGAatgactgcttttgctgctgccACTTCGGCTTCTGCTCTTACGAGAATGTCTGCTTCGAGAGCGAGATCTAGGGgagaaagtttttttgtttttaat
Protein-coding regions in this window:
- the SRSF4 gene encoding serine/arginine-rich splicing factor 4 isoform X1 is translated as MPRVYIGRLSYQARERDVERFFKGYGKILEVDLKNGYGFVEFDDLRDADDAVYELNGKDLCGERVIVEHARGPRRDGSYGSGRSGYGYRRSGRDKYGPPTRTEYRLIVENLSSRCSWQDLKDYMRQAGEVTYADAHKGRKNEGVIEFVSYSDMKRALEKLDGTEVNGRKIRLVEDKPGSRRRRSYSRSRSHSRSRSRSRHSRKSRSRSGSSKSSHSKSRSRSRSGSRSRSKSRSRSQSRSRSKKDKSRSPSKDQSRSRSRSADKRRSKSKDQAEEKVQNSDSTGKSKSRSPSRQKSKSKSRSRSQERGAPEKRGSVSRGRSQEKSLRKSRSRSPGGSRSRSRSKSKDKRKGRKRSRGESRSRSRSRSRRKRGGKRDSKPGGSKKKKKEDADRSPSRSRSRSGSKEREHAKSESGQREGRGESEDAGTNQETRSRSRSNSKSKPNLPSESRSRSKSASKTRSRSKSRSRSASRSRSRSRSRSHSRS
- the SRSF4 gene encoding serine/arginine-rich splicing factor 4 isoform X2; this encodes MPRVYIGRLSYQARERDVERFFKGYGKILEVDLKNGYGFVEFDDLRDADDAVYELNGKDLCGERVIVEHARGPRRDGSYGSGRSGYGYRRSGRDKYGPPTRTEYRLIVENLSSRCSWQDLKDYMRQAGEVTYADAHKGRKNEGVIEFVSYSDMKRALEKLDGTEVNGRKIRLVEDKPGSRRRRSYSRSRSHSRSGSRSRSKSRSRSQSRSRSKKDKSRSPSKDQSRSRSRSADKRRSKSKDQAEEKVQNSDSTGKSKSRSPSRQKSKSKSRSRSQERGAPEKRGSVSRGRSQEKSLRKSRSRSPGGSRSRSRSKSKDKRKGRKRSRGESRSRSRSRSRRKRGGKRDSKPGGSKKKKKEDADRSPSRSRSRSGSKEREHAKSESGQREGRGESEDAGTNQETRSRSRSNSKSKPNLPSESRSRSKSASKTRSRSKSRSRSASRSRSRSRSRSHSRS